From Saccharothrix espanaensis DSM 44229, the proteins below share one genomic window:
- a CDS encoding type VII secretion target, with amino-acid sequence MSGYDVLPGELRAHAAKLEALADRLGEAVHAARTVSMADGAYGQLCQFLPAVMRSIEDQASDALTAGTKGMADIATQVKYTADEYEQREDDAAVTFGSLR; translated from the coding sequence GTGAGCGGATACGACGTCCTGCCCGGTGAACTGCGTGCGCATGCCGCCAAGCTCGAAGCGCTGGCCGACAGGCTGGGTGAGGCGGTGCACGCCGCCCGCACGGTGAGCATGGCCGACGGCGCTTACGGGCAGCTGTGCCAGTTCCTGCCCGCGGTCATGCGCAGCATCGAAGATCAGGCCAGTGACGCGTTGACCGCCGGCACCAAGGGGATGGCCGACATCGCCACCCAGGTGAAGTACACGGCCGATGAGTACGAGCAGCGCGAGGACGACGCGGCTGTCACGTTCGGGAGTCTGCGGTGA
- a CDS encoding YbaB/EbfC family nucleoid-associated protein, translated as MITSMASGYNRHMAEPRWDGLLSGDPGQAERGIDDWVEGMRNRADRLKALRDQMEQIRVTETSVNGAVVVTVDSTGSPVDVRFTDRAASVRPDDLGRLFMSTLNAARARIAGEVRAATESQVGDDLPDTRRMVVDAYRDRFGDTPPPAPRARRHVDDDFGDDSYLR; from the coding sequence GTGATCACCTCGATGGCATCCGGCTATAACCGTCATATGGCAGAGCCACGATGGGACGGACTGCTGAGCGGAGATCCAGGGCAGGCCGAGCGCGGCATCGACGACTGGGTCGAAGGGATGCGCAACCGGGCAGATCGCTTGAAGGCGCTGCGTGATCAGATGGAACAGATCCGGGTGACGGAGACGAGCGTCAACGGCGCGGTTGTCGTGACCGTCGACTCCACCGGCTCCCCGGTAGACGTCCGGTTCACCGATCGGGCGGCTTCGGTGCGGCCGGACGACCTCGGCCGGCTGTTCATGAGCACCTTGAACGCCGCCCGCGCGCGAATCGCCGGTGAGGTTCGAGCCGCCACGGAGTCGCAGGTGGGCGACGACCTGCCGGACACCCGTCGGATGGTCGTGGACGCGTACCGCGATCGTTTCGGTGACACTCCACCGCCCGCACCACGGGCACGCAGGCACGTTGACGACGACTTCGGCGACGACTCGTACCTCAGGTAA
- a CDS encoding alpha-amylase family glycosyl hydrolase yields MRRLVLVVLLLGGVLTPIPPAVAAPAGRLAVGAVTDIAPGVRAGDRGLARDALRGVTGERFYFVLPDRFANGDPGNDRGRSGDTDRLLTGFDPSDKGFYHGGDLKGLHGELDYLDGLGITAIWLTPVFRNRWVQGLGTDVSAGYHGYWATDYTKLDPHFGTTNDMRRLIRDAHRRGIKVFFDIVANHTADLIDYAEGRHDYVSTGAVPYLDPSGKPVDIAAIAGRKDFPKLTAPYTPVVRGRKEPLWLNDPSLYHNRGDSTFTGESDQYGDFFGLDDLMTEHPTVVAGMKRIFTSWIDALGIDGYRVDTVKHVNIEFWQALAPHVKRYAEQRGKKDFFVFGEVLDSDPADTSRYTTTGKMQAVLDFPFQSGAATFLSGRGAARLGEVLVDDDRYTDADSNAASLPTFLGNHDLGRFAWTLRQNRPGITEPELLDRVELGNALMYLWRGNPVVYYGDEQGFAGTGGDKAARQDLFASATPEYRAEDLIGSDRTGAVDNHTTDHPLYRQLRDLAAFVDSDPVWREGNQTLRLSSGDVVAFSRVGAAQQVEHLVVANAGTSPASVDVPVDSAALRPVWPVAGAEVRAVDGKVSVTVPPLSALVFKGTGRLPAVAPTPVVVAPPVGTVLDDRVELRADGITSPFAQATFAARVDGEDWTVLGTDDAAPYRVFADIKALPGAAVGKNVEIRVVAKDSTGTLGADGVTLALTAAPDVDPPGTVSPDWLVVHYNRPAGDYEGWGLHVWGDVVDAPTWERPLPFVGETPYGRFAWVRVKPGARQVGILVHRGDEKDTSADRFADPSATPQVWLQQGQAPLCANEIAATGQAVVHHTGDTSGLVVRSGATDVLFDGGVARIPATAPVEFSVQRNGNVEASGRTGGHAWVNPGSAQVFTSLAAAQHRAVIHYHRPDGDYPDWSLYHWTGSLEPSPGWNQSRPPDGSDGFGAYWAVPLAASATGLAHIIHRGDTKDPAADQFLDLNGTGHEVWFVSGSTRPDGSASYVLPPSG; encoded by the coding sequence GTGCGCCGCCTGGTCCTGGTAGTCCTGCTGCTCGGCGGGGTGCTGACGCCGATCCCGCCCGCCGTCGCCGCGCCCGCCGGACGGCTCGCGGTCGGCGCGGTCACCGACATCGCGCCGGGTGTGCGTGCGGGGGACCGGGGATTGGCGCGTGACGCGCTGCGCGGGGTCACCGGTGAGCGGTTCTACTTCGTGCTGCCCGACCGGTTCGCCAACGGCGACCCGGGCAACGACCGGGGGCGCTCCGGGGACACCGACCGGCTCCTGACCGGCTTCGACCCGTCGGACAAGGGCTTCTACCACGGCGGCGACCTCAAGGGGCTGCACGGCGAACTCGACTACCTCGACGGCCTGGGCATCACCGCGATCTGGTTGACCCCGGTGTTCCGCAACCGCTGGGTGCAGGGATTGGGCACGGACGTGTCGGCCGGCTACCACGGCTACTGGGCCACCGACTACACCAAGCTGGACCCGCACTTCGGCACCACCAACGACATGCGACGGCTGATCCGCGACGCGCACCGACGTGGCATCAAGGTGTTCTTCGACATCGTCGCCAACCACACCGCCGATCTGATCGACTACGCCGAGGGCCGGCACGACTACGTGTCCACGGGCGCGGTGCCGTACCTGGACCCGTCGGGGAAACCGGTCGACATCGCGGCCATCGCGGGCCGCAAGGACTTCCCGAAGCTCACCGCGCCGTACACGCCCGTCGTGCGGGGGCGCAAGGAACCGTTGTGGCTCAACGACCCGTCGCTCTACCACAACCGGGGCGACTCGACGTTCACCGGCGAATCCGACCAGTACGGCGATTTCTTCGGCCTGGACGACCTGATGACCGAGCACCCGACCGTCGTCGCCGGCATGAAGCGGATCTTCACCAGCTGGATCGACGCGCTCGGCATCGACGGCTATCGCGTCGACACCGTCAAGCACGTCAACATCGAGTTCTGGCAAGCGCTTGCGCCGCACGTGAAGAGGTACGCCGAGCAGCGCGGCAAGAAGGACTTCTTCGTGTTCGGCGAGGTGCTCGACTCCGACCCGGCGGACACCTCCCGCTACACCACGACCGGGAAGATGCAGGCCGTGCTGGACTTCCCGTTCCAGAGCGGCGCGGCCACGTTCCTGTCCGGGCGCGGGGCGGCCCGGCTGGGCGAGGTGCTGGTGGACGACGACCGGTACACCGACGCCGACTCGAACGCGGCGTCGCTGCCGACGTTCCTGGGCAACCACGACCTGGGCCGGTTCGCGTGGACCCTGCGGCAGAACCGGCCCGGCATCACCGAGCCCGAACTGCTGGACCGGGTGGAACTCGGCAACGCCCTGATGTACCTGTGGCGCGGCAACCCCGTCGTGTACTACGGCGACGAGCAGGGTTTCGCGGGCACCGGCGGTGACAAGGCGGCCCGGCAGGACCTGTTCGCGTCCGCCACTCCCGAGTACCGGGCGGAGGACCTGATCGGCAGCGACCGGACCGGCGCGGTCGACAACCACACCACCGACCACCCGCTCTACCGGCAGTTGCGCGACCTGGCGGCGTTCGTCGACTCGGATCCGGTGTGGCGCGAGGGGAACCAGACCCTGCGCCTGTCCTCAGGTGACGTGGTCGCGTTCAGCCGTGTCGGTGCGGCACAGCAGGTTGAACACCTCGTGGTGGCCAACGCCGGCACGTCCCCGGCGTCGGTCGACGTGCCGGTGGACAGCGCCGCGCTGCGCCCCGTCTGGCCTGTTGCCGGGGCGGAGGTGAGAGCGGTCGACGGCAAGGTGAGCGTGACCGTGCCGCCGTTGTCGGCCCTGGTGTTCAAGGGAACGGGCCGGTTGCCTGCGGTCGCACCGACGCCCGTGGTGGTCGCGCCGCCCGTGGGCACGGTGCTGGACGACCGGGTCGAGTTGCGGGCGGACGGGATCACCTCGCCGTTCGCACAGGCCACGTTCGCCGCGCGGGTCGACGGCGAGGACTGGACGGTCCTCGGCACCGACGACGCCGCGCCTTACCGCGTGTTCGCCGACATCAAGGCGCTGCCGGGTGCGGCGGTGGGCAAGAACGTCGAGATCCGAGTGGTGGCGAAGGATTCCACGGGCACGTTGGGCGCGGACGGCGTCACGTTGGCGCTCACAGCCGCGCCGGACGTCGACCCGCCGGGCACGGTTTCGCCCGACTGGCTGGTGGTGCACTACAACCGGCCCGCCGGCGATTACGAGGGCTGGGGCCTGCACGTCTGGGGCGACGTCGTGGACGCGCCGACGTGGGAGCGGCCGTTGCCGTTCGTGGGGGAAACCCCGTACGGCCGGTTCGCGTGGGTGCGGGTGAAACCCGGTGCGCGGCAGGTCGGGATCCTCGTGCACCGGGGCGACGAGAAGGACACCTCCGCCGACCGGTTCGCCGATCCCTCGGCGACCCCGCAGGTGTGGCTGCAACAGGGGCAGGCCCCGTTGTGCGCCAACGAAATCGCGGCAACCGGACAGGCGGTCGTGCACCACACCGGCGACACGTCCGGGCTCGTCGTGCGCTCGGGCGCGACCGACGTGCTGTTCGACGGGGGAGTGGCGCGCATCCCGGCCACCGCGCCCGTCGAATTCTCGGTGCAGCGCAACGGAAACGTCGAAGCGTCCGGACGTACCGGCGGCCACGCGTGGGTCAACCCGGGGTCCGCCCAGGTGTTCACGAGCCTCGCGGCGGCGCAGCACCGTGCGGTGATCCACTACCACCGCCCGGACGGGGACTACCCGGACTGGTCGCTGTACCACTGGACCGGCTCGCTGGAACCGAGTCCGGGCTGGAACCAGTCACGCCCGCCGGACGGCTCGGACGGGTTCGGCGCGTACTGGGCCGTCCCGCTGGCCGCAAGCGCGACCGGGCTGGCGCACATCATCCACCGGGGCGACACCAAGGACCCCGCAGCCGACCAGTTCCTGGACCTGAACGGCACCGGCCACGAGGTGTGGTTCGTGTCGGGCTCGACGCGTCCGGACGGGTCGGCGTCGTACGTGCTGCCGCCGTCCGGCTGA
- the ndk gene encoding nucleoside-diphosphate kinase has protein sequence MSERTLVLVKPDGVSRGLVGEVISRIERKGLTLAALELRTVDRATAEQHYAEHDGKPFFGDLVEFITGGPLVALVVEGTRAIPAFRQLAGGTDPVEKATPGTIRGDFGLEVQFNLVHGSDSAESAEREIKLWFPNL, from the coding sequence GTGAGCGAGCGCACCCTGGTCCTGGTCAAGCCCGATGGCGTCAGCCGCGGCCTGGTCGGCGAGGTCATCTCCCGCATCGAGCGCAAGGGCCTGACCCTGGCCGCGCTCGAACTGCGCACCGTGGACCGCGCGACCGCCGAGCAGCACTACGCGGAACACGACGGCAAGCCGTTCTTCGGCGACCTGGTCGAGTTCATCACCGGCGGCCCGCTGGTGGCGCTGGTCGTGGAGGGCACCCGGGCGATCCCGGCGTTCCGCCAGCTGGCCGGCGGCACCGACCCGGTGGAGAAGGCCACGCCGGGCACGATCCGCGGCGACTTCGGGCTGGAGGTCCAGTTCAACCTGGTCCACGGCTCCGACTCGGCGGAGTCGGCCGAGCGCGAGATCAAGCTCTGGTTCCCCAACCTCTGA
- a CDS encoding GNAT family N-acetyltransferase has translation MGIDLTWPSAAGERLLAEVHEVLHAVVAAGGAIGWLEPPGRAETDAWVESVLEQTRAGDAALVVAEVDGVVRGTACWVRSPGQVFEHTAELGRVTAHPSARGLGLGSLLVSAVVGNARAAGIEQLKLGVRGNNHGAIELYERLGFREWGRLPYAIAVGDARYDEVRMAMPLGFPEDVVLHGSAAGGQGSSPRRKA, from the coding sequence ATGGGGATCGATCTGACCTGGCCTTCCGCCGCCGGCGAACGGCTGCTCGCAGAGGTGCACGAGGTGCTGCACGCGGTCGTCGCGGCCGGTGGCGCGATCGGGTGGCTGGAGCCGCCGGGGCGGGCGGAGACCGACGCGTGGGTCGAGTCGGTGCTGGAGCAGACCCGGGCCGGCGACGCGGCGCTGGTGGTCGCGGAGGTGGACGGCGTCGTGCGCGGGACGGCGTGCTGGGTGCGCTCGCCCGGCCAGGTGTTCGAGCACACGGCGGAACTGGGGCGGGTGACCGCACACCCGTCGGCACGGGGCCTGGGGCTGGGTTCGCTGCTCGTGTCGGCCGTGGTGGGGAACGCCCGTGCGGCGGGGATCGAGCAGTTGAAGCTCGGTGTGCGGGGCAACAACCACGGCGCGATCGAGCTGTACGAGCGGCTCGGGTTCCGCGAGTGGGGCCGGCTGCCTTACGCGATCGCGGTGGGCGACGCGCGGTACGACGAGGTGCGCATGGCGATGCCGCTGGGCTTCCCGGAGGACGTGGTGCTGCACGGGTCCGCTGCGGGCGGGCAGGGGTCGTCGCCGCGGCGCAAGGCGTGA
- a CDS encoding ABC transporter ATP-binding protein, translated as MTTTLVEARNLTKHFGAFEAVRGIDVAVGKGEAFGFLGPNGAGKSSTMRMVSCVSPRTGGELTVLGMDPDRDGPRIRARLGVVPQQDNLDTELTVRQNLEVYGRYFGLSKAHVRAKAVELLEFAQLADRADDEVEPLSGGMKRRLTIARSLVNDPELVVLDEPTTGLDPQARHLLWDRLFRLKQNGVTLIVTTHYMDEAEQLCDRLVVMDGGRIAAEGSPAELIHRYSTREVLELRFPPGGQDPVPVEGIADRVEVLPDRLLLYTADGEAALSAVHARGVRPTSSLVRRSSLEDVFLRLTGRTLVD; from the coding sequence GTGACCACCACCCTCGTAGAAGCCCGCAACCTGACGAAGCACTTCGGTGCGTTCGAGGCGGTCCGGGGCATCGACGTGGCGGTGGGCAAGGGCGAGGCGTTCGGGTTCCTCGGCCCCAACGGCGCGGGCAAGTCGTCCACCATGCGGATGGTGTCCTGCGTGTCCCCGCGCACCGGCGGCGAGCTGACCGTGCTGGGCATGGACCCGGACCGCGACGGCCCGCGGATCCGCGCCCGGCTCGGCGTCGTGCCCCAGCAGGACAACCTCGACACCGAGCTGACCGTCCGGCAGAACCTGGAGGTCTACGGCCGCTACTTCGGCCTGTCCAAGGCGCACGTCCGCGCCAAGGCCGTCGAGCTGCTGGAGTTCGCCCAGCTCGCCGACCGCGCCGACGACGAGGTCGAACCGCTCTCCGGCGGCATGAAGCGCCGGCTGACCATCGCCCGCTCGCTGGTCAACGACCCCGAGCTGGTGGTCCTCGACGAGCCGACCACCGGTCTCGACCCGCAGGCCCGCCACCTGCTGTGGGACCGGCTGTTCCGGCTCAAGCAGAACGGCGTCACGCTGATCGTCACCACCCACTACATGGACGAGGCCGAACAGCTCTGCGACCGGCTGGTGGTGATGGACGGCGGCCGGATCGCCGCCGAGGGCTCGCCCGCCGAGCTGATCCACCGGTACTCGACCCGCGAGGTGCTCGAACTGCGCTTCCCGCCCGGCGGGCAGGACCCGGTCCCCGTCGAGGGCATCGCCGACCGCGTCGAGGTGCTGCCCGACCGGCTGCTGCTCTACACCGCCGACGGCGAGGCGGCGCTGTCCGCCGTGCACGCGCGCGGCGTGCGGCCGACGTCCAGCCTGGTCCGCCGCAGCTCCCTGGAGGACGTGTTCCTGCGCCTCACCGGCCGGACCCTGGTCGACTGA
- a CDS encoding ABC transporter permease produces the protein MAPRPALLVVEGHWAWYRRNWRATAISNFVQPVLFLLAMGVGFGSQVQPGEATGGLRYVVFLAPALIVTAATQSAMFESTYSVFSAFKWQKTYVGIVSTPITPAQVLHGQLLWIALKLAVGSGIFLLVAAVLGAVTSPAAVLAVPFAVLSGMAFAAPVVAFTATRDKPDAFTGLYRFVLIPMTLFTGAFFPISQLPGWLHSIAWLTPVWHGIELARGVTFGALDPLPALGHVAYLVAVVAAGVVLGRRHFHRRLAV, from the coding sequence ATGGCACCACGACCCGCCCTGCTCGTGGTCGAGGGCCACTGGGCCTGGTACCGCCGCAACTGGCGTGCCACGGCGATCTCCAACTTCGTCCAACCCGTGCTGTTCCTGCTGGCCATGGGCGTGGGCTTCGGCTCCCAGGTGCAGCCCGGCGAGGCCACCGGCGGCCTGCGGTACGTCGTGTTCCTCGCGCCCGCGCTGATCGTCACGGCCGCCACGCAGAGCGCCATGTTCGAGTCCACCTACTCGGTGTTCTCCGCCTTCAAGTGGCAGAAGACCTACGTCGGCATCGTGTCCACGCCGATCACGCCCGCGCAGGTCCTGCACGGCCAACTGCTCTGGATCGCCCTCAAGCTCGCCGTCGGCTCCGGCATCTTCCTGCTGGTCGCGGCCGTGCTCGGCGCGGTGACCAGCCCGGCCGCCGTGCTCGCCGTGCCGTTCGCGGTGCTGTCCGGCATGGCGTTCGCCGCGCCGGTGGTCGCGTTCACGGCGACCCGGGACAAGCCCGACGCGTTCACCGGCCTCTACCGCTTCGTCCTGATTCCGATGACCTTGTTCACCGGGGCGTTCTTCCCGATCAGCCAGCTGCCGGGCTGGCTGCACTCGATCGCCTGGCTCACCCCCGTGTGGCACGGCATCGAGTTGGCGCGCGGCGTCACGTTCGGCGCGCTCGACCCGCTCCCGGCGCTTGGCCACGTCGCCTACCTGGTGGCCGTGGTCGCCGCGGGCGTCGTGCTCGGCCGCCGCCACTTCCACCGACGACTGGCGGTGTGA